A window of Rhizobium oryzihabitans contains these coding sequences:
- a CDS encoding mobilization protein: MARKTIEQRLAELDAQRSALKARLGKQERANDTRRKVLLGALVLHRLENAGDPEFTKRLADWLRRELPGFLTRDGDKALFADLLGAERPIMEGTPEKSA; encoded by the coding sequence TTGGCACGCAAGACAATTGAACAGCGGCTGGCGGAACTGGATGCACAACGGTCGGCACTCAAGGCCAGATTGGGAAAACAGGAGCGGGCCAACGATACGCGGCGCAAGGTTCTGCTCGGTGCCCTGGTCCTCCATCGTCTCGAAAACGCAGGCGATCCGGAATTTACAAAACGCCTCGCAGATTGGCTCCGCCGTGAGCTGCCCGGCTTCCTCACTCGCGATGGTGACAAAGCACTGTTTGCTGATTTGCTCGGCGCTGAAAGACCGATCATGGAGGGCACGCCGGAGAAGTCGGCATGA